The DNA region ACCGCCAGGGCGATCGTGGAGGCGGTTAACCACTACGACGACGCAAAGGTCATCGCCGAAGTGAGCAAGGGGCTCGGCGAGGCGATGAAGGGTCTTGACGTCCATCTCCTCCGCGAAGACGAGGTGTTGCAGACCCGTGGACGTTAAAGTTGGCGTTCTCGCGCTTCAGGGCGATGTAACCGAGCACATAACGGCGTTTCGGGAGGCTCTCACCGAGAGGCCGGGTTCCTCTGTCGTCCCCGTCCGAAAGGCTGCAGACCTGGCAGGGCTCGACGCGCTCGCGATACCCGGCGGCGAGTCCACCACCATCTCCAGGCTGATCGAGAAGAACGGGTTGTATGAGGCGCTCAGGGAGTTTGAGGGCGGGGTATTTGCGACCTGCGCAGGTATGGTGCTTGTGGCAGAGAGGGTGGATGACCCCCGTGTGCGGCCTCTCGGCCTCATCCCTATGCGTGTCGAGCGGAACGCCTTCGGGCGGCAGGTCGACTCCCGCGAGGCGATGCTGGAGGTGAAGGGGCTTGAAGAACCTTTCAGGGCGGTCTTCATCCGGGCGCCGGTGGCAACGGAGGCAGGTCGCGGTGTCGAGGTGCTTGCCCGCATCCCCGAGGGGATTGTTGCCGTCCGGCACGACCGGCATATGGCGTTCGCCTTCCACCCGGAGCTTGGAGGGGATCTCCGCCTGCACCGGATGTTCTTAGAGGTTCTCGGGGTATAAGGGCCGGAAACTCACTCTTTTTCCTGGTTTCCGGCCGCACGAATCCGCCGCGTCCAGACCCTGCGCCCCATCTCGGTGAGGCTGTAGATGATCCAGTTCCCCTGCGCCTCGCCGGTGATAAGCCCCGTCTTCTTCAGGACGGAGAGGTGGTAGGAGAGTTTTGAATCGGCTATCCCGAGCACCGCCTTGATTACACAGACGCAGAGAGGCTGGATGGCGAGCATCGCCAGGATCTTGAGACGGAGCGGGTCGGCAAGCGCGCGGTGGATGCTGCTCTCCCGCTCCAGCGCCTCATCACGCGGCAACTGCTCCACCAGTCCTGTGATACCGCCGCACCGGCATAGAGACTCCTCGACCTCCGGGGGAATGTGGACATCTTCCACGCACTCTCGTTTCTTTGCCGTCACTGTAACCTTTCCGATTCACAGTGGTATGAAAAGAAACAGTATATACCTTTTTTCCAGGCTGGCCCACGCTCTATCCTCCCTGAATGCATCCCGTCCGTTCAACACCCCGGCCTCAAAAGATAGACGACCGGGAGGGGAGGGGGGTCGCCCTGGAAGGGGGTGAGACTGCTGACGGTTTTGCCGGGTAAATACCCGGTCTCGGGGACGGTTCACGGGTCTACACCCGCCTCCGCCAGGGGAGGCGAAAACCATATTCAGAGACGCCTCTTATCGAGAGCAGGTATGAGGTGAACATGTGATGAAGAAGAGAGTGCTCTTTGTCTGCACCCGCAACTCCGCCCGCTCGCAGGTGGCGGAAGGCTGCCTGAACGCCAGGTATGGCGACCGTTACCAGGGCTTCTCCGCCGGCACCAGACCCGGCAGACTGAATCCTTACGCGGTCAGAGCCATGACCGAGATCGGAATCGATATCTCCGGCCACCGCGCAAAGGATCTCGGTGAGTTCGACGGGCGGGAAATGGACGTCCTCGTCGCCGTCTGCGAGGGAGGGCTCTGCCCTATCTTCCCCTGGGCGGTGGAGGAGGTCCACCGGGGGTTCCCGGACCCATCGGGACTCACCGGCACCGACGAGGAGATAATGGCCGGAATCCGGCGTATCCGGGACGAGATCACCTCCCGGATCGACACGACGTTCGGGGCATCGGGATAGCAGTTTTGGCGAGGGCCAGGGTCATGCACCGGCCTTTCGGTAAACTCCGGCAACTTCAGGAAAGTTCGATTTTTGTTGAATTAGAAAACTTGATACCCATGTAGCACAGAAGTAATTCAAACAAAATTGAAACTATGGGAAAACCCGCCAGGACGGACGTGATGATCATGGCAGACAAAAGTGAGAATAAAAAGGCTGATGGAATCGGTTCAAGGCTAAAAAAGAGCATCTTTTCCTCCGGATGCGGCTGCAGCGAGGGCTGCTGTGGCACCAGGATTGTCCCGAAGGAGAAGAAGGAAGGGTCAGCAACGAAAGAGGAGTAAACGCCCGGCAGCGGAGCAACCTGGATGGATATCCTGACCCCACTTGCCACCGCCGGGCAGTTCTTCGTCACGATAGCCGCCGAACTGGTCCTGCTCTTTGTCGGGATCACGTTCCTCGTCGGGTTGCTCCAGGCCTACATCCCGGAAGAGCGGATCCGGGGCGTGCTTGCCGGGCGGCGGCAGGGTGTCGGGAATGTCCTTTCCGCCATCTTCGGGGCGCTCACCCCGTTCTGCTCCTGCTCGACGATCCCCATCCTGCTCGGGCTTCTTGACGTCGGC from Methanoculleus receptaculi includes:
- the pdxT gene encoding pyridoxal 5'-phosphate synthase glutaminase subunit PdxT, which gives rise to MDVKVGVLALQGDVTEHITAFREALTERPGSSVVPVRKAADLAGLDALAIPGGESTTISRLIEKNGLYEALREFEGGVFATCAGMVLVAERVDDPRVRPLGLIPMRVERNAFGRQVDSREAMLEVKGLEEPFRAVFIRAPVATEAGRGVEVLARIPEGIVAVRHDRHMAFAFHPELGGDLRLHRMFLEVLGV
- a CDS encoding ArsR/SmtB family transcription factor, with product MTAKKRECVEDVHIPPEVEESLCRCGGITGLVEQLPRDEALERESSIHRALADPLRLKILAMLAIQPLCVCVIKAVLGIADSKLSYHLSVLKKTGLITGEAQGNWIIYSLTEMGRRVWTRRIRAAGNQEKE
- a CDS encoding arsenate reductase ArsC — its product is MKKRVLFVCTRNSARSQVAEGCLNARYGDRYQGFSAGTRPGRLNPYAVRAMTEIGIDISGHRAKDLGEFDGREMDVLVAVCEGGLCPIFPWAVEEVHRGFPDPSGLTGTDEEIMAGIRRIRDEITSRIDTTFGASG